The following are from one region of the Phycisphaeraceae bacterium genome:
- a CDS encoding glycosyltransferase: MNITLVIEYAGRIRWQQPGPWAHIITQALRDRGHHVRIVADCLADADLVGADDATVRAPHRKRLERHPMRFQRWALKHVAQPSISLSSLVPGTVWCPLDSSWRDEIVWLTNLRNPATLAMEILHRLWVPPLALAQHKARTIGKQTHARLARLGCLADPIAHPLGFTSALDPKSIAPDARAHIRSTLGIAPNALVVAISCTHTDRPGLHAFLDGWRHFTHAHPGVLLIVGRKAALIDRTLRARGVADTVRMLGQTERPELFFAAADVAAAWSTHRSESSTGRFIADALAMHTPILTTHAAGGAELVRRYPGVGIVLNEPTIEAWSRTLTQSSSQSWQQEARTQAQSMAYELDPARLGLALEKLLLG; the protein is encoded by the coding sequence CGCTGGCAACAGCCCGGCCCATGGGCGCACATCATCACGCAGGCCCTGCGCGATCGTGGACACCACGTCCGCATCGTGGCCGACTGTCTGGCCGACGCCGATCTCGTCGGGGCCGATGATGCCACTGTCCGCGCTCCGCACCGCAAACGTCTCGAACGTCACCCGATGCGCTTTCAACGCTGGGCGCTCAAGCATGTCGCACAGCCCTCCATCTCGCTCAGTTCGCTCGTGCCCGGCACGGTGTGGTGTCCGCTTGACAGTTCGTGGCGCGACGAAATCGTCTGGCTCACGAATCTGCGCAATCCGGCCACGCTCGCCATGGAAATTCTTCACCGCCTGTGGGTGCCGCCACTCGCGCTCGCGCAACACAAGGCCCGCACCATCGGCAAGCAGACCCACGCGCGCCTCGCCCGCCTCGGATGCCTCGCAGACCCCATCGCGCACCCTCTCGGATTCACCAGCGCCCTCGATCCCAAGTCGATCGCGCCCGACGCCCGTGCACACATCCGCAGCACTCTGGGCATCGCACCAAACGCCCTGGTCGTCGCGATCAGCTGCACCCACACCGACCGCCCGGGGTTGCACGCCTTTCTCGATGGCTGGCGCCACTTCACTCACGCCCACCCCGGCGTGCTGCTCATCGTCGGACGCAAAGCCGCCCTGATCGACCGCACACTGCGCGCCCGAGGCGTGGCCGATACCGTCCGCATGCTCGGGCAGACCGAACGACCCGAACTCTTCTTTGCAGCTGCCGATGTCGCCGCAGCATGGTCCACGCATCGCAGCGAATCATCGACCGGGCGGTTCATCGCCGACGCTCTGGCCATGCACACACCGATCCTCACGACCCACGCAGCCGGAGGTGCCGAGCTTGTTCGTCGCTATCCCGGCGTGGGCATCGTGCTCAACGAGCCGACCATCGAAGCCTGGAGCCGCACGCTCACGCAATCCTCAAGCCAAAGCTGGCAGCAGGAAGCCCGCACGCAGGCCCAAAGCATGGCCTACGAACTCGACCCCGCCCGCCTCGGGCTTGCGCTCGAAAAACTGTTGCTTGGCTGA